In Nicotiana tabacum cultivar K326 chromosome 21, ASM71507v2, whole genome shotgun sequence, one DNA window encodes the following:
- the LOC142175161 gene encoding uncharacterized protein LOC142175161 — MCRMSTSRNSSEAMVNGIPLGLRMWWNDLEESGRDTVKIYLGNLVGLLDIVPRGDIIRALISFWDPAHNVFHFSDFELTPTLEELAGYIGSPKVPMREQYLIAPRTVTIHKFLDTVKIRRVIHNPELSEGFCSFAFLYDRYGHFGGFNNPEGKICSGENQLKWEGHRCIAFMVAFLGLLIFPRKDAKINIQVVGIVSTLLKQNNNTLAPMIIADIFRALTVCKTGGGFFEGCNVLLQMWMIEHLCHRPHFLKYESSQKTCIEEFSTMVNGFSLPEGVAEWVTLLRSVSASQIEWAFGWLPIDEIIHMSATESHLLLMGLQSIQSYAPYRVLRQLG; from the coding sequence atgtgcagaatgagcacgagcaGGAATTCATCTGAGGCCATGGTAAATGGGATCCCTTTAggcttacgcatgtggtggaacgacttagaagAATCAGGGCGAGATACAGTCAAGATATACTTAGGAAACTTAGTTGGGCTACTGGACATTGTTCCGAGAGGGGACATTATAAGGGCACTAATCTCATTCTGGGACccagcacacaatgtatttcatttctcagactttgagctcacaccgACACTGGAAGAGCTGGCAGGGTACATCGGGAGTCCCAAAGTCCCTATGAGAGAGCAGTATCTTATTGCACCAAGGACCGTGACCATACACAAATTTTTAGACACCGTGAAGATCCGCAGAGTTATACACAACCCAGAATTATCTGAAGGTTTTTGTAGTTTTGCATTCTtgtacgacagatacggtcattttggagggttcaacaatcccgaggGAAAGATTTGCAGCGGGGAAAACCAGCTGAAATGGGAAGGACATAGGTGTATTGCTTTCATGGTAGCCTTTCTGGGACTTCTGATATTCCCTAGAAAAGACGCGAAAATTAACATACAAGTCGTTGGGatcgtcagcactttgctcaagcAGAACAACAACACTCTGGCGCCAATGATTATAGCAGACATCTTCCGTGCTCTCACTGTTTGCAAAACCGGAGGAggtttctttgagggttgcaatgtactattgcaaatgtggatgatagaacACCTATGTCATCGCCCACACTTCCTGAAATATGAGTCgtcacaaaagacttgtatagaagagttttcCACAATGGTCAATGGGTTTAGCCTGCCAGAAGGGGTCGCCGAGTGGGTCACTTTGTTGCGTTCAGTCTCAGCAAGCCAgatagaatgggcatttgggtggctgCCCATAGATGAAAtcatacacatgtcagccacCGAATCTCATTTGTTGTTGATGGGCCTCCAAAGTATCCAGTCTTACGCACCATACAgagttttgagacagttgggGTGA